In a genomic window of Aedes aegypti strain LVP_AGWG unplaced genomic scaffold, AaegL5.0 Primary Assembly AGWG_AaegL5_hic_scaff_1624_PBJ_arrow, whole genome shotgun sequence:
- the LOC110680589 gene encoding uncharacterized protein LOC110680589 has translation MPFVVVQTRKNKKSKPCMTVVPEKWAKRDHVYWPPANLVSLSKDGFSEPNIDVWKIQKCKVVGRGSSYAVAEDVMRRLEAVTDSEDAVQSTLGTRANPGKKKVKFVPKVYELKSSKKDHVTSPPENEATYPLFPVPKPQTTSRPEELRGVASTASQQITEISQGSKADDEFEMGVRN, from the exons ATGCCGTTTGTCGTTGTGCAAACCCGCAAGAATAAAAAATCCAAACCGTGCATGACCGTTGTGCCGGAAAAGTGGGCCAAAAGAGACCATGTTTACTGGCCGCCAGCAAATTTGGTATCGCTTTCCAAAGATGGATTTTCGGAACCAAACATTGATGTTTGGAAAATTCAGAAATGTAAGGTTGTTGGTCGTGGCTCGTCATATGCGGTTGCTGAAGACGTGATGCGACGGTTGGAGGCGGTCACGGACTCGGAGGATGCTGTACAGTCAACTCTAGGAACACGGGCCAATCCTGGCAAGAAAAAGGTCAAATTTGTGCCAAAAGTGTACGAACTGAAAAGCAGTAAGAAG GATCACGTAACAAGCCCTCCGGAGAACGAGGCCACATACCCACTTTTTCCAGTGCCAAAACCGCAGACGACCTCACGCCCAGAGGAATTGCGTGGCGTTGCCTCCACTGCATCACAGCAAATCACGGAAATCTCTCAG ggaagtaaagccgatGATGAGTTCGAAATGGGCGTCAGGAATTAA